The Populus nigra chromosome 4, ddPopNigr1.1, whole genome shotgun sequence genome contains the following window.
CTCCTTCACCACATTTTTCATGAACGAATTTGATCCTCTCCACTGATTTGCAGATTCCACTGCAGCTCCAGTCAAAGGATGCAACGCACACATCACCTGCTTGTGCCTTCCACGCACAGTCTGAAGTGGCAGAGTATAAACACCAGTTAAAAATAAAGAGTATCATGTGCGGAATGAAGAAGGAGAAGGGTAGAACCATATAAATGCATAGTTGTTCCAGACATGTCATTTGCAAGATTAGATTAAAACCCAATATTCAGACTTGTAACAATCTTAAGCATGAACCACAATCCGTTCtccttttaacattttttttatgttcctaGCTACAATTcgatttaaagctaaaaaagcTGTTTGCACCGATAATTTGAGAGCAATACCTGGTGGTGTCCCACAGCACATGCTGTGGTCATCAATGTGCTCAACCTCAAGACCGATAAACCATGCACCAAGAGACACATCTTCATTGGCATACTTATGCAATATGGGCCTGCAGtaacaaaaagaaccagaacATAAActgtcttgaaaaaataaaaaaaaaagaacaacaagTGAGATGCAAAACATCAAAATTGTGATGCTACTTGATCCAATGATCTTTCATGCTTTTGTACTAAATAGACCTATAATATGTTCCACAATTACACAAGAGATTAGATTTTTGTAACTACCATTTGGAattgaacataattttttttatcagaaccTGAAATTGATTTTCGAACAATTTGATGCCAGGTCAAGTATTAACAAAAATAGAGCTCAACAATCTATACATGGCAGGCCATAAGGCGAATCACGCCAACCAAATTCCTATTGGAAATTGCTACCCTTACTGGTTAAGGGAGATATAAGTGGCAAGTTCTTTTGAGATAGCATATATCTGCCCAGTTGCATGACGGAAGTATTTGTTCCCTTCCTCTCCAAATTTCCAATACTCTGGTTCATGATACTTGACATTCCTATAGAATAGAAAGgaattttaagatatatttaACACCAATTCATAGagacaaaaagataaagaaCATTAATATTCTCATCAGTATAGAACTAAGGGTCTAGAAGAATTACTTTTGGGAGAGAACAGGTCCAGATTTCATACATCCAATGTATACCCTGGGCTTTGATCGATGGCGAGCAAGTGTAGAAGCTAGCATACCTACAGAAGAAAGAAGTGTGTGAGATCATCTTTGGTAACGGGGAATATTTCAAGGAGCTTATGTTTTCGAAGATGCTAAGAACCAGTGCATACCCAGATTAACATGAACATCATCATCCACCTTGACATAAAATTCTGCATCCCACTTTGCAACTGCtgtggaaaagaaaatttttgtttttgcagacAATTCATGGTATCCTTCAACATGCTCCtacaaattttaatataattagatCGGACTCCTGGCATAGTATATCCTATCTTTCAAGATACAGAAAAAGCATCATAGTTTTCTTACCAGCCTAAGGAAATCCTTATGTTGAGCATCTTCTGAATCAATGGCTCTGTCTAAAATGCTGTTGGATGTTGCACTGaaacaataaatacaaataCCATTAAGGtcaatttcaattcaattcaatggaGAATTTTTTGCAGATATCCATAGTAAGATACAGCCTCATATCAAGTCAACTTATAGTCAGGGTGTTCTAAAGATGATCTTTCAGATCAACTACTTGCAATTTTGCAAGTTATATCACTGGATATTGCCATTCAACAACACTACAGAAACCTCAGAGACAGGAACAGAAAGCAATGAGGAGGAAGAGAGGAAAGTAGCAAAGGACAATCCCTACTTCCCTCATCTTCAGAGTCTAACCTTTAACTCAAACCAAGCTCTCAAACACTGACcaattttcttgattattcATCTAGGGAAGTGTGTATTAGTAAATAACTAACATTCCACGAGGACAAatctcttaagaaaaaaataccaCCTGACAGCATGCATATAAGATCAAACATCTCAAAGACTGATTAATTACTTGCAAGGACCACATGAAGCCTTGATTTCAGAGAAATTATGCAGTTAAAAGAGTAAGGACACATAGTCTGTGTATTTTATTGTTATGTATCCCCCACTTCTTTCCACATGAAAAGATCGTGGATAGAATGATGACTGAGCATCATCATCAAGTCTAGCTGCAACGAATAGCCACCATATATGCTATATAAAGATGCAGCAAAAAAGTGATGATACATTCACATTTGCCTCTTGGAAAAGACAGTGATACATTCATTAAATATATCTAGCAAACAATTAGACGATTCCACAGGAACCATCTTAATCCAATGAGTTTGACGTGCTTACAAGATCAAGTCTTCTAAACCACTGCAAATAAAAATGTTTCCTACAGATGGTGTCAAGGTAATAAAGAAACTTCTCAGACTTGCACAATAAATGATTAAAAGGGGCAAAGACAAATCAATTCACCTATGGCCAATCATGAACCGGACAATAATACCCTTCTCGCGCTCCAATTGGACAAGCTTCTCCCCTaatcaataaacaaaacaattgaaaaatgaCTAAAACCATCAATGTAAAACACCCGGTTTTTCAGAAACAAACAAGAAATGCACAGAAGACAACTAAAACCTTGAGGCATCCAAGTCTCTCTGACAGAATCACGTCTCTTTCTACTACTAAAAGCAGTGTTAATCCCAATAACCATGAACACTTTCTGCCTTAGTACGGGAGCAGAGCTTTTCAAACTCATCTCTTGAGAACTCTTAGATGCTAATTGCGTTTGAAGCACTGCAATTGACTTATCTAATGATCTGGTGGGCCTCCAAAAAGTCCACAAAGGTGAAACCAATGTTAACAAAGatggagaaaatgaaaatagaaaagataaattagGGTCAGTGCAAGAAACACTCACTGAATTACTTCATGGGTTTTCAAAACTTCGTCCATTACATCTTTATTCTGCGAGAgcttctaaaaagaaaaacgaTGACTTTAGAACCAAAAAGAAAGGCAAGAGTCAAATCAAAAGGATGGGCAAACTAATTTTGATGGTTTGTGATAAaagagaataataaaataaaaccttgTTAGTTGTGGAATCGGAATCGCCATTGATGACTTGCAATTCTTGTTCATGTCGACGCTGGGATAGGAGCTGTTGACCGTTGGGTTCAGCTGAGGAATCCCATAATCTGCACACACGCACGCACGATGCAGTTCGTGAACAAGATTTGACGGTaagtaaaaactaaaacaaaaataaaaggtcgAACAtggaagggaagaaaaagatGCGTGAAGAGAGGGGGTGGACCTGTTAGAGAAGAGAATTCCAAGAGCGAAGCAAAATACACAGAGAAATGGAATCCATTTCGCAGGGGCAGAGGCTTTGGTAGTGACTCGGCCCTTCATTGCCGTGAGATAATTGAATAATTCGCAGAAGAGAAGATAAATTTCTAATGTCTTCCTTTTGTTCTTCTATTGTATTGTGTATACTATCGTATATAATGAAGTACGCGGAGAACTATGagtgtgtttgatttttctttttcctttttctttttacatggtTCGATGAAATTACGCGCCTTGACTGTCAAACGTTAGGCCTCAAATATGCGACCTTTTGTCGTGCATGTCAGGGCGTGGATCTCACGTCGACGACACCTCTTCCTCGCCCAGTCAGTCACGCCACGATTTATGGTGGTTGCTGTATATGCATGCACCACCCCTAGTGCCCATGGGTTGCAAATGTTAAACGGGTTGGCCCGACACGCGGCAGTATAATGAAAGTGCCCCTTGAacactatttttgtttttttttttgacagcgATGATcgaatttgaaatttttgatttaattataatttgatataaaGTGGGAAAATATTACATTTTTGTTCATGTAGCCAAATTGTGTATACgtttgaaactcaattttcagcttaggtctttttttttctggaagataattttttaaaaaaaaaataaattttaaaaaagtaaattatttttcgatatttgatagtgtaatgaaaaataagttgaaaaatattttctagtgtttagttatgtcatggaaaataagctagaaaataacttattaatattttatttttttaaaatttattaaaataataaggaacaaatcttacaaattaaaaagttgaatgagaatgaaattttaaaaaaatataatttcataaattatctcaaataaaataaataataatcaaaataatagagatcaaatctaaaaaataaaataattaaaagatgaagaaatgaaaataataataattactatttcataaattatttcaaataaaataagtaacaattaaaagaatgaggaccaaatttgatacataaaaaatttcaataaaaaataataagagaaaagcaaataataattataaaaatgaggaccaaagttagtataaaaattaaattataagggatgaaattgaaaaataaatattcataacaaaatatatatagcaataaaaaatttgaggaccaaatttgatataatctacaaataatatgatatttctaaattttttacaatttttagaaagtgttttccatccaaaataatagaaaaacactttcataaaaatcaagtcaaatttttctttgactagaaagtgttttcctttgatcaattttaatggcaattaaacacaagaaagattggaaagtagttttc
Protein-coding sequences here:
- the LOC133690709 gene encoding beta-1,3-galactosyltransferase 7-like isoform X3: MKGRVTTKASAPAKWIPFLCVFCFALGILFSNRLWDSSAEPNGQQLLSQRRHEQELQVINGDSDSTTNKKLSQNKDVMDEVLKTHEVIQSLDKSIAVLQTQLASKSSQEMSLKSSAPVLRQKVFMVIGINTAFSSRKRRDSVRETWMPQGEKLVQLEREKGIIVRFMIGHSATSNSILDRAIDSEDAQHKDFLRLEHVEGYHELSAKTKIFFSTAVAKWDAEFYVKVDDDVHVNLGMLASTLARHRSKPRVYIGCMKSGPVLSQKNVKYHEPEYWKFGEEGNKYFRHATGQIYAISKELATYISLNQPILHKYANEDVSLGAWFIGLEVEHIDDHSMCCGTPPDCAWKAQAGDVCVASFDWSCSGICKSVERIKFVHEKCGEGDGTVWSALF
- the LOC133690709 gene encoding beta-1,3-galactosyltransferase 7-like isoform X2: MKGRVTTKASAPAKWIPFLCVFCFALGILFSNRLWDSSAEPNGQQLLSQRRHEQELQVINGDSDSTTNKLSQNKDVMDEVLKTHEVIQPTRSLDKSIAVLQTQLASKSSQEMSLKSSAPVLRQKVFMVIGINTAFSSRKRRDSVRETWMPQGEKLVQLEREKGIIVRFMIGHSATSNSILDRAIDSEDAQHKDFLRLEHVEGYHELSAKTKIFFSTAVAKWDAEFYVKVDDDVHVNLGMLASTLARHRSKPRVYIGCMKSGPVLSQKNVKYHEPEYWKFGEEGNKYFRHATGQIYAISKELATYISLNQPILHKYANEDVSLGAWFIGLEVEHIDDHSMCCGTPPDCAWKAQAGDVCVASFDWSCSGICKSVERIKFVHEKCGEGDGTVWSALF
- the LOC133690709 gene encoding beta-1,3-galactosyltransferase 7-like isoform X1, with amino-acid sequence MKGRVTTKASAPAKWIPFLCVFCFALGILFSNRLWDSSAEPNGQQLLSQRRHEQELQVINGDSDSTTNKKLSQNKDVMDEVLKTHEVIQPTRSLDKSIAVLQTQLASKSSQEMSLKSSAPVLRQKVFMVIGINTAFSSRKRRDSVRETWMPQGEKLVQLEREKGIIVRFMIGHSATSNSILDRAIDSEDAQHKDFLRLEHVEGYHELSAKTKIFFSTAVAKWDAEFYVKVDDDVHVNLGMLASTLARHRSKPRVYIGCMKSGPVLSQKNVKYHEPEYWKFGEEGNKYFRHATGQIYAISKELATYISLNQPILHKYANEDVSLGAWFIGLEVEHIDDHSMCCGTPPDCAWKAQAGDVCVASFDWSCSGICKSVERIKFVHEKCGEGDGTVWSALF
- the LOC133690709 gene encoding beta-1,3-galactosyltransferase 7-like isoform X4, which codes for MKGRVTTKASAPAKWIPFLCVFCFALGILFSNRLWDSSAEPNGQQLLSQRRHEQELQVINGDSDSTTNKLSQNKDVMDEVLKTHEVIQSLDKSIAVLQTQLASKSSQEMSLKSSAPVLRQKVFMVIGINTAFSSRKRRDSVRETWMPQGEKLVQLEREKGIIVRFMIGHSATSNSILDRAIDSEDAQHKDFLRLEHVEGYHELSAKTKIFFSTAVAKWDAEFYVKVDDDVHVNLGMLASTLARHRSKPRVYIGCMKSGPVLSQKNVKYHEPEYWKFGEEGNKYFRHATGQIYAISKELATYISLNQPILHKYANEDVSLGAWFIGLEVEHIDDHSMCCGTPPDCAWKAQAGDVCVASFDWSCSGICKSVERIKFVHEKCGEGDGTVWSALF